The following are encoded in a window of Chryseobacterium sp. genomic DNA:
- the surE gene encoding 5'/3'-nucleotidase SurE yields the protein MQRPQILVTNDDGITAPGVRNLVEFMNEIGDVTVVAPNSPQSGKGHAITINSTLTFEEIQLEGPQRDFSLSGTPVDCVKFALDKILTRRPDIVVSGINHGANSSINVIYSGTMSAAVEAGVEGLQAIGFSLLDFSWDADFSQAKEYIQQIVTRTLENPMPKGVVLNVNIPKLNKDKIKGIRVCRQAVAKWEENFDERINPHGKKYYWLTGYFNNMDSGADADENALAEGYISVVPVKFDLTAHEHMISLGEILNSEANVS from the coding sequence ATGCAGAGACCTCAGATATTAGTCACCAATGATGATGGCATAACCGCTCCGGGTGTTCGGAATCTGGTTGAATTTATGAATGAAATAGGAGATGTGACTGTGGTTGCACCTAACTCTCCACAAAGTGGCAAAGGTCACGCTATCACCATTAATTCTACCCTAACATTTGAGGAAATACAGCTGGAAGGCCCACAAAGGGATTTTTCACTGAGCGGTACTCCGGTGGACTGTGTAAAATTTGCCCTGGACAAGATATTAACTCGTCGCCCGGACATTGTTGTCTCAGGAATTAACCACGGAGCCAATTCATCCATCAACGTCATCTACTCAGGTACCATGTCTGCAGCGGTAGAAGCGGGAGTCGAAGGCTTGCAGGCAATAGGTTTCTCGCTGCTGGACTTCAGCTGGGACGCCGATTTCAGCCAGGCCAAGGAGTATATACAGCAAATAGTTACCAGGACTCTGGAAAACCCAATGCCTAAAGGAGTGGTTCTTAATGTGAATATTCCTAAACTAAACAAAGACAAGATCAAGGGAATCCGTGTTTGCCGTCAGGCAGTAGCTAAATGGGAAGAAAATTTTGATGAAAGAATCAATCCGCACGGCAAGAAGTATTACTGGCTGACAGGTTATTTCAACAATATGGACTCGGGCGCCGATGCAGATGAGAATGCGCTCGCTGAAGGTTATATATCGGTCGTGCCGGTGAAGTTTGACCTTACCGCACACGAGCATATGATCAGCCTCGGTGAAATACTGAATTCAGAAGCTAACGTGTCTTAG
- a CDS encoding carboxy terminal-processing peptidase yields the protein MFKKSKLNKLLLFVPLMSLMFCFNAAQNDDEKMQTIMVSVKNTLSYLHYSPKPINDAYSQEVYDKYFEMVDFGKRYFLQSDMAEFSKHRTKLDDYLNRGDLTFYKLTVDRLYQRVDEIDKITQEIFSKPINLNEDEVLILEHKIKKAPVNREEQYNEWKKFIKYNILQEMETLNSREESQRKKKDSVQKFGLKDTIKLEILTPEQKLTKATGEVKDLMGETFTRFKKRKKMDWFTVYMNAYSEVFDPHTNYFSPRDKEDFDVNFTGKVIGIGAIIQERKGNLFLGALTVGAPAWKSKQLSEGDKILKVKSLPNKEAVNVVGMLSDEAVRLIRGKEGTAVTLTVEKKDKTVKEVTMIREEVAMEDTYARSIIINSKDGKKFGFINLPGFNAEFDKEDGRNASDDIKNEIIKLKAQNVQGIILDLRNNGGGSLTEVGDIMGLFMNAGPYVQVKDGQGKIQTLRNKTNAPIWTGPLAIMQNELSASASEILAGAMQDYGRAVVLGSPQSFGKGTVQTFVDLNRFLNTNDDFGSLKLTIQKFYRITGESTQKKGIESDIKMKDFFTFSEIGERYDDYALAWDKIPQVAFNKVNGINIPKMQQNSAQRMSVNSNYQLLLESAQWKEKMGKEESITVNQTKFFALMKQRKDEIRKFEKLDKFNNGLVFSIYPQEVQREKTDEVFRKKTENWKKMLSKDVYLEEAVNVISEMI from the coding sequence ATGTTTAAAAAGTCCAAACTAAATAAATTACTTTTATTTGTTCCTTTAATGAGTCTGATGTTCTGTTTCAATGCAGCCCAGAATGACGACGAAAAGATGCAGACCATCATGGTTAGCGTGAAAAACACGCTCTCTTATCTTCATTACAGTCCGAAACCAATTAACGATGCGTATTCCCAGGAGGTATACGATAAATATTTTGAGATGGTAGATTTCGGCAAGAGGTATTTCCTGCAGTCCGATATGGCTGAATTCAGCAAACACCGTACTAAACTTGATGATTATCTGAACCGAGGTGACCTTACCTTCTACAAACTTACTGTGGACAGGCTTTATCAGCGTGTTGACGAGATAGACAAGATCACGCAGGAAATCTTCAGCAAGCCTATAAATCTGAATGAGGATGAAGTGCTTATCCTGGAACACAAAATTAAAAAAGCACCGGTTAACCGCGAGGAGCAGTATAATGAATGGAAGAAATTCATCAAGTACAATATCCTTCAGGAAATGGAAACGCTGAACAGCAGGGAAGAAAGCCAGCGTAAAAAGAAGGACAGTGTTCAGAAATTCGGTCTTAAGGATACCATAAAACTGGAAATTCTGACCCCCGAGCAAAAACTGACTAAAGCGACAGGTGAGGTGAAGGATCTTATGGGAGAAACCTTTACACGTTTTAAGAAAAGAAAGAAAATGGACTGGTTTACGGTCTATATGAATGCTTATTCTGAGGTTTTCGATCCGCATACCAATTATTTTTCACCCCGGGATAAAGAAGATTTTGATGTAAACTTCACCGGCAAAGTGATAGGCATCGGAGCCATTATCCAGGAGAGAAAAGGAAACCTATTTCTGGGAGCACTTACTGTTGGAGCACCTGCCTGGAAATCCAAACAGCTTTCCGAAGGCGACAAAATTCTTAAAGTAAAATCACTGCCAAACAAGGAGGCCGTCAATGTGGTAGGCATGCTGTCTGATGAGGCGGTAAGGCTTATTCGCGGCAAGGAAGGCACAGCAGTAACTTTAACCGTTGAGAAGAAAGATAAAACTGTGAAGGAAGTCACAATGATACGTGAGGAAGTGGCCATGGAGGATACTTATGCCCGAAGCATCATCATAAATTCTAAAGACGGCAAGAAATTCGGATTCATTAACCTTCCGGGATTCAATGCCGAGTTTGACAAGGAAGATGGCCGTAATGCCTCTGACGATATTAAGAATGAGATCATCAAGCTGAAAGCGCAGAATGTACAGGGAATTATTCTGGATTTGCGGAATAATGGCGGTGGGTCACTGACTGAAGTGGGCGACATCATGGGGCTTTTCATGAATGCCGGGCCTTATGTGCAGGTTAAGGATGGACAGGGTAAGATTCAGACTCTTAGAAATAAAACCAATGCACCAATCTGGACCGGACCACTGGCAATCATGCAGAATGAACTTTCTGCCTCTGCTTCCGAAATTCTGGCAGGAGCCATGCAGGATTACGGCCGCGCGGTAGTGCTGGGCTCTCCCCAATCCTTTGGTAAAGGAACTGTACAGACGTTTGTGGACCTGAACCGTTTCCTGAATACCAATGATGATTTCGGTTCGCTGAAACTCACCATTCAGAAGTTCTACCGTATTACCGGCGAATCCACACAGAAGAAAGGTATTGAATCGGATATAAAGATGAAGGACTTCTTCACATTTTCCGAAATTGGAGAACGCTATGACGATTATGCGTTGGCCTGGGACAAAATTCCTCAGGTAGCTTTCAATAAAGTAAACGGCATCAATATTCCGAAAATGCAGCAAAACAGCGCGCAGCGAATGAGCGTAAACTCCAATTATCAGTTATTGCTTGAATCTGCACAGTGGAAGGAAAAAATGGGTAAGGAAGAGAGTATTACGGTGAACCAAACCAAGTTTTTCGCACTGATGAAACAGCGAAAAGATGAAATCAGGAAATTTGAGAAACTGGATAAATTCAATAACGGACTGGTGTTTTCCATTTATCCTCAGGAAGTGCAGCGGGAAAAGACAGATGAAGTCTTCAGGAAAAAGACTGAGAACTGGAAAAAGATGCTTTCCAAAGATGTTTATCTGGAAGAAGCCGTCAATGTAATTTCTGAAATGATTTAA